One segment of Erigeron canadensis isolate Cc75 chromosome 2, C_canadensis_v1, whole genome shotgun sequence DNA contains the following:
- the LOC122588949 gene encoding pentatricopeptide repeat-containing protein At2g42920, chloroplastic gives MAPYYFCSLNPPSSSNSISKFISNQPYLSILETKCTTIKHLQIIHSQIIKTGLINDSIAASRLLSFAATSPEPDITYAYNIFNQIQNPTRFSWNTIIRAFSKSQNPIFALHLFLDMLVCSNVDTDRLTYPSVFKAYGECGLAKNGAQLHGRIVKLGLQFDGYVRNGILYMYANCGMFGEAFKLFGDGEDFDVVGWNLMIMCLCKYGNVDEARFLFDEMSVRSCVSWNNMISGYVKNGKWVEALSLFGIMQNEKVKPSEFTLVSLLNAAAQLGALKQGEWIHDYVIRNNVEINEIVATAIVNMYCKCGSVEKAWDVFRSAPVKGLSCWNTMIMGLAIHGLENEAFELFSELKPSGFKPDDVSFVGVLMACSHSRLVDKAKYYFYLMTKKYKIEPSIKHYGCMIDVLGRAGLLKEAETLVKNMPMKPDAVIWGSLLSSCRSYGDVEMGQWASSNLVDLGVDESSAHVLLSNVYAANGHFELAVQERLLMKEKKIEKNPGCSLIEVNGEVHEFIAGGRLHPQVKEIHFLLENLTLMLQDISFHFPQFLLNSSSCAP, from the coding sequence ATGGCGCCATACTATTTCTGCTCATTAAACCCACCCTCATCTTCAAATTCCATATCCAAATTCATATCAAACCAACCTTATCTTTCAATCCTAGAAACCAAATGCACCACCATCAAACACCTTCAAATCATACACTCTCAAATCATCAAAACCGGCTTAATCAACGACTCAATCGCAGCCTCTCGGTTACTCTCATTTGCAGCCACTTCCCCTGAACCCGACATCACTTATGCATACAATATATTCAATCAAATCCAAAACCCGACTAGATTTTCTTGGAATACTATCATTAGAGCCTTCTCCAAAAGCCAAAACCCGATATTTGCATTACATTTGTTTCTTGATATGTTGGTTTGTTCAAATGTGGACACGGATAGATTAACTTATCCGTCGGTTTTTAAGGCGTATGGGGAATGTGGGTTGGCTAAAAATGGTGCTCAACTTCATGGTAGGATAGTGAAACTTGGGTTACAGTTTGATGGGTATGTAAGGAATGGGATTCTTTATATGTATGCTAATTGTGGAATGTTTGGTGAAGCGTTTAAATTGTTTGGAGACGGTGAAGATTTTGATGTTGTTGGTTGGAATTTGATGATTATGTGTCTTTGTAAGTATGGAAATGTCGATGAAGCGCGGTTTTTGTTTGATGAGATGAGTGTTAGGAGTTGTGTTTCTTGGAATAATATGATAAGTGGATATGTAAAGAATGGGAAGTGGGTCGAGGCGTTAAGCCTTTTTGGGATTATGCAAAATGAGAAGGTGAAACCGAGTGAGTTTACATTAGTTAGTTTGTTAAATGCTGCAGCGCAGTTGGGAGCTTTGAAGCAAGGAGAGTGGATTCATGATTATGTTATAAGAAATAATGTGGAAATAAATGAGATTGTGGCTACCGCGATTGTTAATATGTATTGCAAGTGTGGGAGCGTTGAGAAAGCATGGGACGTGTTTAGATCAGCTCCTGTTAAGGGATTGTCTTGTTGGAACACGATGATTATGGGTCTTGCAATACATGGGCTCGAGAATGAGGCGTTTGAGCTATTTTCTGAATTGAAGCCGTCTGGTTTTAAGCCAGATGATGTAAGTTTTGTTGGTGTTTTGATGGCCTGTAGTCACTCTAGATTGGTAGACAAAgccaaatattatttttatttgatgacaaaaaagtataaaattgaACCATCTATTAAGCACTATGGTTGTATGATAGATGTGTTAGGCAGAGCAGGGCTACTAAAAGAAGCAGAAACACTTGTTAAAAATATGCCTATGAAACCAGATGCTGTTATTTGGGGGTCTCTTTTATCATCTTGCAGGAGTTATGGAGACGTTGAAATGGGACAATGGGCTTCGAGTAATCTGGTTGATTTGGGCGTAGACGAGAGTTCTGCTCATGTGCTATTGTCAAATGTGTATGCGGCTAATGGTCACTTTGAGTTGGCGGTACAAGAAAGGTTATTAATGAAGGAGAAAAAGATAGAAAAGAACCCTGGATGCAGCCTAATTGAAGTGAATGGTGAAGTTCATGAATTCATTGCTGGTGGAAGGTTGCATCCTCAAGTCAAAGAGATACACTTTTTGTTAGAAAATTTGACTTTGATGCTGCAAGACATCAGTTTCCACTTTCCACAATTCCTGCTCAATTCTTCATCATGCGCACCATAG